The sequence below is a genomic window from Bombus pyrosoma isolate SC7728 linkage group LG9, ASM1482585v1, whole genome shotgun sequence.
TTTAGACAATATTCATATTATCacagtattatttaattaaagagatACATATaagattttcctttatttcagTGTAACATCTTAAATAACTGATTGCCAAacatttatatgttataatcttggaaatgtaaaatagattTGTTTTTGCTGTAAATTAATGTCTCcaaaatacaaatgtataatGTTACAATTATCTTGAAGATATTTATGTGTCTAAGTATAAtcatatattcaataattgCTCGATAATTGAGTATCATTGTACATATTTCGAGTATCATTTCTTTGCAGTTTTATATTCTAGATTTTACATTCCTTGAGGTTATGTTATAGCACCatgaaatgtacaaaatacgCTTTGACacttacaaataaaataatacaattgtgaatgtttgaatttatatttacataagtTTTCAGGAAAGCATAAAAAtgcttcgataaaattattacttaatcattttcatttgttcaAATACAAATGTTTAGAAACCTGTATGCatcaaaaagaattaaatcaaAAACATCCTATTATATagctaattattataatttttgtataactACATCTGTATATGGATTCTTatctgtaattttaataatatctgtaTATTATGGATAatgtacagaaaaatatttggctATGATGATTAAATTATgatgattaaatatttggatATGATTGAGTATACTTTCAATTAATGCTAtctgttataataaatataatattcaacattttattatgtaagatataaattgtttataaattgttCTATTCAGTTGTCTtaagattttaaatatgtgatatatttaaacatattataataatttatataatattttaataaaaaaggaatgGTATCTGtgtgattattttttatctcaaATGTAAGATTGAATAAGTAAAGCAATAAAAACGaccattgaaaaattgtatcaaatgTAAATGATTAAGGAAACTGTAAGACCTATATAACACTTTTATTTACcaagataaaatttttccatcaTGTTGAATAAAACAACCTGTATGTtcttcatttaataaatttaatatattcaagaTATTAGTAACACTAGTATCAACATCCATGGGTGCATTGGTTCCTCCCATATCTGTACGCACCCAGCCAGGATGTAAACAAGTAACAAGGATTCCATCCTCTTTTAAATCAATGCTCATTGACTTTGTAGCTGCATTGAGAGCTGcctaaaaataagataaatattataaactataTCTATTACATAGCATAGGTAAATTCTTTATTGCACTATTCAgtctaatataaaattagtgcttacaataaaatactgagatagtatgaaataattttgttgcaATATGTAACTGTATGAAGTTGTGAAGTAGGAACAAATAAGAGAATAGAGGGTCACTAAtgtaaacaatatatataaaaaacatgATTTTCTCAAACAAatctattacaatatttttatacataaataaataatattcaaatttaatgtttTGTTAAGTTATGAATTATCTATTGATTGATTCAAGCAAAGATAATATTACCTTGCTGCATCTATAAGGGTAATATCCACCTTCATTATTGTCAGCAATACTTCCAAGAATCGAAGACATGTTAATAACCGCAGCTCTGTTAACATTCATTTTTGATTTGTCTGCGAAGTTATTGGATGCTATTTTCAATAATGGTAAAATTGcctaaaaatttaaaaacgtattatttttacaattcatTCATTAACAattcatagaaattaaaaCAGCATGAAtcccatatatatatatatatatatatatatatatatatatatatatatatatatattgtatattcttaaaattatattgtacatataaaaaCAGGACAAAATAATCCCAACTAAATgcaatactttttaaaaaaaataatgtattaaaagatttttaactAACCTTTGTTAACAAAATTGGTGCTacagtatttataaaaaatgtttctgtaagctgtttctcttttacaaGACCAAGCCTTGTAAATTTTGAACTGATTCCGGCATTATTAAATAGAACATTTAATCCTGCATTGCCTACCTTTTCGGCCAcgacttttattattttatcgtaatctTTTGTATTGGCTAAAtcttaaagaaaaagaaggaaatggaAATGTACGTTAAAAACTACAAAATTTAATCTGAGACatcctatacatatattaaatctattgatttcataaattactttatactatgtacatacatgtatatctcTCTTACTGCAACGCGCTTTtagtgaatatttcatttttatactataGTAACTACTCTTTGGCCCTGGTCAATAgatttgtatgtatttttcagACTACAGCTGCGTACATTCTCTACTTTCGTACTATTTGTGTTAGCTATTTATATTCagcttaaaattattaaattgacgGTTTACAGATTTctttaatctaatttatatACGGTAAATGTAATAGATATTGGTAAGTCACATAATTTCTTtacatcatttttttttattagtttctcATActcatgaaatttcatcgcaTTCATGAAATCGttaacttgaaaatttgtaacgtAAAGTACTATTACACTAACATCAATATTTCTTATCATTAAGATATCATCTTATGAAAtcatattttgattataaaatataaatataattttataagatgatatataaaatggcacattatttcataaagaatttcatattgtttcgttatttaaaatatctgtatttcctgctttataatttgtttcgttaattaaaatggtatggtttttctaattttatataattttaatttttatgaattaattttaagcaCTTTtagattttgtataaaaaaggCAGTAAACCTTCCTACCgactttataatgtaaaaattgttttcttctctttccacATCTAAGAAATGAGatcattcataaaaattgtttcaaaatcgatatttcttttttatacatgtagataatttttttattatatgaattcAACAAATATTGCGTATTCTGGCTGCCAAGgcgaaaaaaattatatatataactctTATTATCAGATATCATAAGTACGTATCGACCAGTACtactttaatgaaattccaccGTTTTCAACAACAGAAAATAGAAGCAACTAAATCTTTGTTCTGTAAACattgtttatacatattcattttttgAATTCTCAACGTgaattatttctcattttaaaCATTGTAACATGAAATCTCGTAactcgaaggaaaagaaatcgtGGTGTCTTAGTTGTCACAAGAAACCGCAAACCATGGACTCGGATTTAAGTGATCAAGAAACTGAATACTATACAAAAGTGAAAGAGCTGGTGATAGATGAAAATAACTTCAAGGGTAAGtcgaaaattcttttcatgATTTGTTATCGAGACTTTTTAACAATTGCAATATtctacgtaaaatatattgataattaaaaatatttgcacgtctgaaaaatatacataaagttatttgattataagcacatatttttctttttagtattttacgataatattaaaaatgtttttcccCTAAGTCAAAATTAGTTGTAGCTCTTTTTAAGTAAAGACAATTAGTAAACtagagagggaaagaaattCCGATTAATCTGtaacatacgtatgtatttatacatgtacatCCTATTATATAATGAATGTTATCTTTTTACATAGGTATATGAAACAGTTtcaataaattcgaaatttcacaATTGGATCTGTTGAAAAATCTGGGCTAGATTGCTCATGTAAGCCTACCGATAACATTCACACGTATCTTCATAGCAAAACCGATAACGCtaaacgtattttattttaatttgtaacttctttggaaaaaaaaacaaattacacggtaatattttttattattttttatattttattctgttgattattatatcaaatattttatttacatttaaacgaaatttttttttatcaattctaGCTTAGAAAGTGGCTTATTGTTTCCGAAATATGAATTA
It includes:
- the LOC122570610 gene encoding C-factor — translated: MKSILITGCNRGLGLGLVKHLVKMLQPPENIFATCRNVNKARELTLLAEKSENVHIIEIDLANTKDYDKIIKVVAEKVGNAGLNVLFNNAGISSKFTRLGLVKEKQLTETFFINTVAPILLTKAILPLLKIASNNFADKSKMNVNRAAVINMSSILGSIADNNEGGYYPYRCSKAALNAATKSMSIDLKEDGILVTCLHPGWVRTDMGGTNAPMDVDTSVTNILNILNLLNEEHTGCFIQHDGKILSW